The following is a genomic window from Calliphora vicina chromosome 5, idCalVici1.1, whole genome shotgun sequence.
tttttcaaaatatgtacattgcaATTTTAAATGCACTTTGCAGGGTATCGAACATtgtaattatacttaaaaacttACCTTCCAATTCACTAGGTGGATAAGAATCATCAAAATGCTGTACTAAATAATGATCATTCAACGTTATTTTAAGCACATCTGGCGATTCTTCTAAGCCAATTTCCTAAAAtgagaaattatatttatgctTAAATAGTTTTAGATTAGAAGGGCTGTGTACTGTAAAAATACACTTCCAATCGGAGACCAATTGGATCCATTGTGACACCCTTCCGAAATACACTTAGTTGTgaagaaaaacaaatgaaagaaGTGAGTCTAAATGAAATCCCCACCTGAAAGACAGAATATAAGTATAGACCAGGATTCTCCAAAGACTGTCATTTAAATAAGACTTCCTATTACCCTGATAAAGCATAGAAGATTGCCTAGATCATACTAGCCACTATCCCATTTACTGATGAAGGCTCCAATTGAACAGTGGCCAGTTATCATTCTTACTAAAGACCTGAGACTTCTTCTATCCAACAATCCATTTTGGTTAATTTTGCAACTTTGTCAATCCATCCTAATATTCCGGCATTGTTTTGTAGTCACGGAATCTTTCATGGATTATCCTATAATAGTGGCATATAGTGGGTTTTAACCTCCGGTCCCCACTACTATTTccggctatattcggctgtgctctCTTTAACGAATAATTTGATACTCTTCAccaagtatactttaagataaatattaaaactaatttttggtaactgttggtgaaaaaaattcctgacagcctttgtttttttatttgtctatTTGTGTACAATGCGTGTGCTATGTATGTATCAATGTCTCGATATATACAtactaaaaacaacaaatcgtatcGGAAGTATtcttggttttttgcttatatctccagattttaaatagcaacctagtTTGGATTATAGCGGATATaatgatgtatcaatcatgtatataCGTTATTCGGAAAGccgatttcaacagacagactgacatgaTTATATTGACtcctatctataacgatccagaacaTTATttggtcacaaatgaaaaatgaagaaattacaaattacttatgaattacaattaaaaattgtaatttatataCTCTTTTATatgcaatatacatacatacttacatcaATTAAACACAAATATGTAAAAGCAAGAGTTATATGCAAGAGATCTGTGCGCAAATAACAATCACGTTGTTctttcaacaatttaaaaacttgATTTACAAGGTCAGGTGTTATGCCTTCGCAAATTGATAAATTAATACGTTTTAATGTTACACCATGTTCTAAAAGTTGTAGAACGCCCACATTGGTGATGGCACTGCAATCGAGAACATTAAGCTCTTCTAATGCGGTTAATTGTGAGAATTTCTCCAAAGATTCGTTATCGATTTTACaattattcaaatataaaactttCAATTTTTGCAACTTAGCCACTGATACGGCCATTTCTACACTGAAATACCAAATATTCGTCAACTTCAGTTCTTCTAATTGTTCCGCTTGCTGTTGTCCTAAATCCTTGAAAAACGTATCATCTGCattgaaatcatttttaaagtaaatattctGAAATGTACACATTTCATTATACTTTATTTCCAAGTGCTTGAGTTTGGGCAATTGAGCAATACAGTTGATAGTTTGGTCTGctgaaaaagaaattttcagaatttccaAGTGTAATAGATGCTGTGGAATAAGTTCAAATTCTTCCGTTTTCAATAGATTACAATCTCTAATATCGAGATATTgtagttttttaagattttgacaaatctttttaaaattccACGGAGCTATGTTTTCACATCCGTTCAGGGATAATTTTTCCAGACCACTAAGAAAGTGAATATTTTTgcctgaatttaaaaaaagggatttaaactataaataaaattaccgtaaatgttaataaatatgtataatcgTATTCTAAACtaatagaacaaaaaaaattatttagcatgagtgaatataaattttgttagtataagaaaagctttttttttaaattcggttatttttgatagcaaaatgtaaaattttgaaaaaaaaaaaaaagttttttgcttttGATGATTGATACggccatagagaacatagagcggaaactcgaaaaaaactcaaacaaaaaattactcaaaaaaagttacacatacgagtgttgtttttgttttcacataattttttttactaatacattctcaccacttaggtttttgacaactgagttaggtttttgacaggagagtttccgctctatgtgttttctctagtcccggtccacactgtgaaacatttgctgcaaaacatttgagtttgttgatgaaaggggaaagacgaatgaaaaagggaactttgtttcatgtacatgaagtttttgttgagtatgtcatccacatttattcgttcgtattcgtactgtacagaaatgtcaaaaactgaaaagcaaaaacttcactgtgtggacacgaatgcagtttcaaacgagaatttaaaaatgttttgcagcaaatgtttcacagtgtggaccgggacctATGGATACggcattttgcattttaggtgacgaaaTATTTTCCAACATCAAAGTTTTAACCaaagtatatttataaataatctcAGGTATTATTTACttgtaatattgttattttggcctataaccccctgtctatacctgacaaatttttatcatgataaacttcaaaatggttgtctagataaataattatcaggtatagtctccatttattagtattattgcttcgttatgataaaattgttaggttttaaaaattgtttacactCACCTGTTATATTTCTATTACagtcaatatttaaaatcttaaaatttttcaatgtttttaaaagattgatcaaattcaaatcaatatcATCGATATCTAGTTCATTAAGTAGTGGCATTTTTGCAATTAATTTATTGCTTATGTGTATAAGGCAATTACTTATTTTAAgcttttctacatttgtacataaggtcaaaaatttaacatctatatatatataaccaGAGGCCGTCAAAGTCTTTATTTGTGGTCccacaattttaagaaatatcacAGCTTTAAATGGTGTTAACTGAGACAAAATGTATGTGTtgaaatgttggtattcaacaCGTGAAATCAtctttaaaatttcacaaaaacgtTGACATGAAAGAGCAAAATTAATTTGATCGTTTAGATCGAGTTTTTTGCAAATGTGTTCTAGGCAATCATCATTTAAGGTGAAAATCAAGGCATTTTGTTCTAAATGAGTAGTGCAGCTAGCGATATCATTTATTGAATCATTTTTAGAGTTTTCACTTAGTAGTTCAATAAGTCTCTGTCCACCTGGTTGATGTATACTGTGAATGCATTCTATATCCATACGACAATTTCGAAAATACTGTGGTGAGCAGTATTGCAAAACCCTAAAAAACGGTAGGCATATTAGTGATACTACATAAATATTCCAGTATGAATATACTTACT
Proteins encoded in this region:
- the LOC135961072 gene encoding putative adenylate cyclase regulatory protein, with amino-acid sequence MNNYYERPQYRIIDELAYTEDNILVYNVFVSNLPKDATTENLKEIFQKFGEVVNVRLLINRRRRNCSISFADASVATEVLQYCSPQYFRNCRMDIECIHSIHQPGGQRLIELLSENSKNDSINDIASCTTHLEQNALIFTLNDDCLEHICKKLDLNDQINFALSCQRFCEILKMISRVEYQHFNTYILSQLTPFKAVIFLKIVGPQIKTLTASGYIYIDVKFLTLCTNVEKLKISNCLIHISNKLIAKMPLLNELDIDDIDLNLINLLKTLKNFKILNIDCNRNITGKNIHFLSGLEKLSLNGCENIAPWNFKKICQNLKKLQYLDIRDCNLLKTEEFELIPQHLLHLEILKISFSADQTINCIAQLPKLKHLEIKYNEMCTFQNIYFKNDFNADDTFFKDLGQQQAEQLEELKLTNIWYFSVEMAVSVAKLQKLKVLYLNNCKIDNESLEKFSQLTALEELNVLDCSAITNVGVLQLLEHGVTLKRINLSICEGITPDLVNQVFKLLKEQRDCYLRTDLLHITLAFTYLCLIDEIGLEESPDVLKITLNDHYLVQHFDDSYPPSELEEDDFNYSGGECYDYFRSKRDYSD